Genomic window (Gelria sp. Kuro-4):
CTTCACCTTTTCGTTTACCACCAGGGCCGGCGTCATCATGATGTCGTAAGACATGATCTTATCCATGTCCTTGACCTCTTCGAATTCAGCCTCCAGGCCCAGTTCGGCCACCGCCTGCCGCGCGTAAGCCTCCAGGGCGCGGCAGTTCCGGCAGCCCATTCCCAGG
Coding sequences:
- a CDS encoding thioredoxin family protein, producing MLNIKILGMGCRNCRALEAYARQAVAELGLEAEFEEVKDMDKIMSYDIMMTPALVVNEKVKVAGRVPGKDEVKKLLAEEA